From a single Salvelinus sp. IW2-2015 linkage group LG22, ASM291031v2, whole genome shotgun sequence genomic region:
- the LOC111949658 gene encoding phosphoserine phosphatase isoform X2: MLKPWTVPYQRFSNHIMTTLSQTKEIFRRADAVCFDVDSTVIREEGIDELAKFCGVGDAVTEMTRKAMGGSVTFKTALTERLSIIRCSREQVNKLITDHPPQLTAGIXELVDTLHQRNVKVFLVSGGFRCIVEHVSTQLNIPLHHVYANRLKFYFNGEFAGFDETQPTSESNGKGKVISMLKEKHGFKNVVMIGDGATDLEACPPANAFIGFGGNVVRQQVKERSLCTTASDGIIH, from the exons ATGCTGAAACCGTGGACAGTGCCATATCAACGCTTTAGCAACCA CATAATGACAACTTTATCACAGACAAAGGAAATCTTCCGGAGAGCAGATGCTGTGTGCTTCGACGTGGACAGCACTGTTATCAGAGAAGAAGGCATTGATGAGCTAGCCAAATTCTGCGGGGTTGGAGATGCTGTCACAGAAAT GACTCGCAAGGCCATGGGGGGGTCAGTGACTTTTAAAACTGCTCTGACGGAGCGCCTGTCCATCATCCGATGCTCGAGGGAACAAGTGAACAAACTGATAACTGACCACCCTCCCCAGTTGACGGCAGGTATTAR GGAGCTTGTTGATACTCTGCACCAGCGCAACGTGAAGGTGTTCCTGGTCTCTGGCGGTTTCCGCTGTATCGTGGAGCATGTCTCCACTCAACTCAACATTCCCCTCCATCACGTGTATGCCAACCGCCTCAAGTTCTACTTCAATG GTGAGTTCGCTGGCTTTGACGAGACCCAGCCCACATCTGAGAGTAATGGGAAGGGGAAGGTGATCAGCATGCTCAAGGAGAAGCACGGCTTCAAGAACGTGGTGATGATCGGTGATGGAGCCACAGACCTGGAGGCCTGTCCCCCTGCA AATGCATTCATTGGATTTGGTGGAAACGTGGTTAGGCAGCAAGTAAAGGAGAGAAGTTTGTG CACAACAGCCTCTGATGGTATCATCCACTAA
- the LOC111949658 gene encoding phosphoserine phosphatase isoform X4 codes for MLKPWTVPYQRFSNHIMTTLSQTKEIFRRADAVCFDVDSTVIREEGIDELAKFCGVGDAVTEMTRKAMGGSVTFKTALTERLSIIRCSREQVNKLITDHPPQLTAGIXELVDTLHQRNVKVFLVSGGFRCIVEHVSTQLNIPLHHVYANRLKFYFNGEFAGFDETQPTSESNGKGKVISMLKEKHGFKNVVMIGDGATDLEACPPAHNSL; via the exons ATGCTGAAACCGTGGACAGTGCCATATCAACGCTTTAGCAACCA CATAATGACAACTTTATCACAGACAAAGGAAATCTTCCGGAGAGCAGATGCTGTGTGCTTCGACGTGGACAGCACTGTTATCAGAGAAGAAGGCATTGATGAGCTAGCCAAATTCTGCGGGGTTGGAGATGCTGTCACAGAAAT GACTCGCAAGGCCATGGGGGGGTCAGTGACTTTTAAAACTGCTCTGACGGAGCGCCTGTCCATCATCCGATGCTCGAGGGAACAAGTGAACAAACTGATAACTGACCACCCTCCCCAGTTGACGGCAGGTATTAR GGAGCTTGTTGATACTCTGCACCAGCGCAACGTGAAGGTGTTCCTGGTCTCTGGCGGTTTCCGCTGTATCGTGGAGCATGTCTCCACTCAACTCAACATTCCCCTCCATCACGTGTATGCCAACCGCCTCAAGTTCTACTTCAATG GTGAGTTCGCTGGCTTTGACGAGACCCAGCCCACATCTGAGAGTAATGGGAAGGGGAAGGTGATCAGCATGCTCAAGGAGAAGCACGGCTTCAAGAACGTGGTGATGATCGGTGATGGAGCCACAGACCTGGAGGCCTGTCCCCCTGCA CACAACAGCCTCTGA
- the LOC111949658 gene encoding phosphoserine phosphatase isoform X3 has product MTTLSQTKEIFRRADAVCFDVDSTVIREEGIDELAKFCGVGDAVTEMTRKAMGGSVTFKTALTERLSIIRCSREQVNKLITDHPPQLTAGIXELVDTLHQRNVKVFLVSGGFRCIVEHVSTQLNIPLHHVYANRLKFYFNGEFAGFDETQPTSESNGKGKVISMLKEKHGFKNVVMIGDGATDLEACPPANAFIGFGGNVVRQQVKERSLWYVTSFRELLKELEKI; this is encoded by the exons ATGACAACTTTATCACAGACAAAGGAAATCTTCCGGAGAGCAGATGCTGTGTGCTTCGACGTGGACAGCACTGTTATCAGAGAAGAAGGCATTGATGAGCTAGCCAAATTCTGCGGGGTTGGAGATGCTGTCACAGAAAT GACTCGCAAGGCCATGGGGGGGTCAGTGACTTTTAAAACTGCTCTGACGGAGCGCCTGTCCATCATCCGATGCTCGAGGGAACAAGTGAACAAACTGATAACTGACCACCCTCCCCAGTTGACGGCAGGTATTAR GGAGCTTGTTGATACTCTGCACCAGCGCAACGTGAAGGTGTTCCTGGTCTCTGGCGGTTTCCGCTGTATCGTGGAGCATGTCTCCACTCAACTCAACATTCCCCTCCATCACGTGTATGCCAACCGCCTCAAGTTCTACTTCAATG GTGAGTTCGCTGGCTTTGACGAGACCCAGCCCACATCTGAGAGTAATGGGAAGGGGAAGGTGATCAGCATGCTCAAGGAGAAGCACGGCTTCAAGAACGTGGTGATGATCGGTGATGGAGCCACAGACCTGGAGGCCTGTCCCCCTGCA AATGCATTCATTGGATTTGGTGGAAACGTGGTTAGGCAGCAAGTAAAGGAGAGAAGTTTGTGGTACGTCACAAGTTTTAGAGAGCTGCTAAAAGAACTGGAGAAGATTTAA
- the LOC111982582 gene encoding T-complex protein 1 subunit zeta, whose product MTAIKALNPKAEVARAQAALAVNISAARGLQDVLKSNLGPKGTMKMLVSGAGDIKLTKDGNVLLHEMQIQHPTASLIAKVATAQDDITGDGTTSNVLIIGELLKQADLYVSEGLHPRIIAEGFEAAKDKALKVLEEMKVTREMDRETLIHVARTSLRTKVHAELADLLTEAVVDAVLAIHRPNEPIDLFMVEIMEMKHKTDSDTQLIRGLVLDHGARHPDMKKRVEDAFVLTCNASLEYEKTEVNSGFFYKSAGEREKLVAAERKFIEERVKKIIELKNAVCADNSKGFVVLNQKGIDPYSLDALAKEGIVALRRTKRRNMERLTLACGGIAMNSFEDLTPECLGQAGLVYEHTLGEEKYTFIEKCGNPLSVTLLVKGPNKHTLTQIKDAVRDGLRAVKNAIEDGCVVSGAGAFEVAVHDALIKHKPSVKGRAQLGVQAFADALLIIPKVLAQNSGYDPMETLVKLQTEYKESGQLVGVDLSSGEPMVASEAGVWDNYSVKKQLLHSCTVIASNILLVDEIMRAGMSSLKG is encoded by the exons ATGACTGCTATAAAGGCATTAAACCCGAAAGCTGAGGTAGCACGTGCTCAAGCCGCTCTTGCAGTAAATATCAGTGCTGCTCGGGGTCTTCAGGATGTGCTCAAAAGTAATTTGGGACCAAAAGGAACAATGAAAAT GCTTGTATCAGGGGCTGGTGACATAAAGCTGACCAAAGATGGTAATGTCTTGTTGCACGAAATG CAAATCCAGCATCCGACAGCATCCTTGATTGCCAAAGTGGCTACGGCACAGGATGACATCACAGGTGATGGTACAACATCCAATGTGCTCATCATTGGAGAGCTCCTGAAACAAGCTGACCTCTACGTGTCAGAG GGTCTCCACCCACGGATAATAGCAGAAGGTTTTGAGGCAGCCAAGGATAAGGCTCTGAAGGTGCTCGAGGAGATGAAGGTGaccagagagatggacagagagacccTCATCCACGTGGCCCGCACCTCCCTCAGAACCAAGGTCCATGCTGAGCTGGCTGATCTCCTcacagag GCTGTGGTGGATGCTGTGCTGGCTATCCACAGACCCAATGAGCCTATTGACCTGTTCATGGTAGAGATCATGGAGATGAAGCATAAGACTGACAGCGACACACA GCTGATCCGAGGCCTGGTATTGGACCACGGCGCCCGCCATCCAGACATGAAGAAGCGGGTGGAGGACGCCTTTGTGCTCACTTGCAATGCCTCTTTGGAATATGAGAAAAC TGAGGTGAACTCTGGCTTCTTCTACAAGAGTGCTGGCGAGAGGGAGAAACTGGTGGCTGCTGAGAGGAAGTTCATCGAGGAGCGTGTGAAGAAGATCATCGAGCTCAAGAACGCAGTTTGTGCTGATAACAGCAAGGGCTTTGTGGTCCTCAACCAGAAG GGCATTGACCCATATTCCCTGGATGCTCTGGCCAAAGAGGGCATTGTAGCTCTGCGTAGGACCAAGAGGAGGAACATGGAAAG ACTCACCCTGGCCTGTGGAGGTATCGCCATGAACTCTTTCGAAGACCTCACCCCAGAATGCCTGGGCCAGGCTGGTCTGGTCTATGAACACACCCTG GGTGAGGAGAAGTACACATTCATAGAGAAGTGTGGAAACCCCCTGTCGGTGACCCTGCTTGTGAAGGGACCCAACAAACACACCCTGACCCAGATCAAAGACGCAGTCAGRGATGGGCTTAGGGCCGTCAAGAACGCCATCGAGGACG GCTGCGTGGTGTCAGGTGCTGGGGCCTTCGAGGTGGCTGTGCATGATGCTCTGATAAAGCACAAACCCTCAGTGAAGGGCCGGGCTcagctgggtgtgcaggcttttgctgaTGCCCTCCTCATCATCCCCAAG gTACTAGCCCAGAACTCTGGTTATGATCCTATGGAGACCCTGGTCAAACTCCAGACTGAGTACAAAGAGAGTGGTCAGCTGGTTGGAGTCGACCTGAGCTCTG gtGAACCAATGGTCGCTTCGGAAGCTGGGGTTTGGGATAACTACAGTGTTAAGAAACAACTCCTTCACTCATG CACGGTAATAGCCAGCAATATCCTGTTGGTGGATGAGATCATGAGAGCAGGCATGTCATCCCTGAAGGGTTAA
- the LOC111949658 gene encoding phosphoserine phosphatase isoform X1, producing MLKPWTVPYQRFSNHIMTTLSQTKEIFRRADAVCFDVDSTVIREEGIDELAKFCGVGDAVTEMTRKAMGGSVTFKTALTERLSIIRCSREQVNKLITDHPPQLTAGIXELVDTLHQRNVKVFLVSGGFRCIVEHVSTQLNIPLHHVYANRLKFYFNGEFAGFDETQPTSESNGKGKVISMLKEKHGFKNVVMIGDGATDLEACPPANAFIGFGGNVVRQQVKERSLWYVTSFRELLKELEKI from the exons ATGCTGAAACCGTGGACAGTGCCATATCAACGCTTTAGCAACCA CATAATGACAACTTTATCACAGACAAAGGAAATCTTCCGGAGAGCAGATGCTGTGTGCTTCGACGTGGACAGCACTGTTATCAGAGAAGAAGGCATTGATGAGCTAGCCAAATTCTGCGGGGTTGGAGATGCTGTCACAGAAAT GACTCGCAAGGCCATGGGGGGGTCAGTGACTTTTAAAACTGCTCTGACGGAGCGCCTGTCCATCATCCGATGCTCGAGGGAACAAGTGAACAAACTGATAACTGACCACCCTCCCCAGTTGACGGCAGGTATTAR GGAGCTTGTTGATACTCTGCACCAGCGCAACGTGAAGGTGTTCCTGGTCTCTGGCGGTTTCCGCTGTATCGTGGAGCATGTCTCCACTCAACTCAACATTCCCCTCCATCACGTGTATGCCAACCGCCTCAAGTTCTACTTCAATG GTGAGTTCGCTGGCTTTGACGAGACCCAGCCCACATCTGAGAGTAATGGGAAGGGGAAGGTGATCAGCATGCTCAAGGAGAAGCACGGCTTCAAGAACGTGGTGATGATCGGTGATGGAGCCACAGACCTGGAGGCCTGTCCCCCTGCA AATGCATTCATTGGATTTGGTGGAAACGTGGTTAGGCAGCAAGTAAAGGAGAGAAGTTTGTGGTACGTCACAAGTTTTAGAGAGCTGCTAAAAGAACTGGAGAAGATTTAA